The DNA segment CACACTCCCGTCGTTGTAAAGTACAGGTACAGGTTCGTGCGTCAACATCACAGATAGGGCGATGATGGTCCGCTGTACTTCTTGGTTAAGGAAAGTATATTATATGTAGTTATGAGATTTGCTCACACAAATGAGAAGTAGACTAAAATCATTTCAGCAGTTTGATGGTTGAAAAGGTCATAGAGTTCATATTGTTAGTGAGTGTTTCACTCCGCGTTTAGTAGTATTACAGGAATATCATGGCGGATGACACAAATAATGAGctttacacaatgtacccatgtgggaaatcgaacccgggtcttcagcgtgacgagtttaaccaataggctaccccaccgccccatcaTATTCTTAAATGTTGAAAGTAGTAAACCCATGTGGGATCATACAAATCAATTCGCAGGATTAAAAAAGTATTTCCTTATTGTTTAAACGAATATATCGATTGTTACTAAAATGCATATCTATTCTCTAACTcggattttttaaaattgtgaGAATTAATTTGATACTTTGAATTTGAATACCATTGCTTCTTTAAGTTTTTGTTAAATATAAGAGTACACAGGACGTGTTGACCCTGACACAGTTATACTCTCGATTGTATATTTTCTACTTAAACAGTTTTCGACTACTCAACGACCAGAGGGCCAATAATCCGGAAGTGGAGAGGGAAGAATGGATTGAGGTGATATGTCAGGCTCTGTTTGTGTACACCTCATTATCGAGGGTTTAAATATCCCCAGGCTGATAGAGCGACTTAAGGACTTCGTGATAGGAAGGCCTGCTTACGATGTGTGGTATAACGAGGAGTACTTGATAGACATAAACATTGCCGTATAATGTATGATATTTTAAATTGGGATACATCTGATTAATACTGAGAGGCTCATTAACTCCAGAGATATCAACCTTCTGTTTGTGCTACATTTGATTAAAATCAAGACATCGGTGTAGTTAGATTGAGTGACACTCTTTTTCTTCAACATGTACAAAAATGTTGCCTGTGTTGGGTTACTGGTGCACCTCTTCCACATGTTTCACCTTTTTCACCTATTTTCTCCTTTTCACCTATTACATCTGTTTCACCTATTACATCTGTTTCACCTATTACATCTGTTTCACCTATTACACCTGTTTCACCAAGAGACCGACAGTTTACCCTCTCTCTGCTGCAGCGATCCTCGTTAGCTGAAGAATGTATACAAATCAAAAGTGGTGAAACCCAACTTTGTCTCCGATGTGATATGAATACTGTTACGAGCAGCTAAAAACTTACTTCCCTCACTCACGTATTTTCCGACTGGACAACAGGCGTTCCAGAAGGCCATGATGTCCAGGCGTCACACCCTGGTGATGTTGGAGAAGTCGTCGCCGCTTGACACACCCTGGACCAACCTAACGGCCTTTGAGTTCCCCAGCCAACCTGTTGAAGATGAACCAGTCTCTATAGATGAAGTCATAAAGAGACGCAAAGTAAATTCTTGTACAATCATTTAATAAAACCACAAAGTGAAAATTAGTGTTAGGGTTTACTGATTTTTATGTTATAGACTGAATGATTTTGATCTTTATCCTATTTTAAAGCTTCCTTCACGTGTCCACCGAACCAATCATTTCACAAAAACTGAGTCTGTTAAGTATTCTAGCGTCATACCGTTAACAGCGTCATAGTATAATGACTGTAAAGAGGGGGAAATCATTCCTTTCACTGTCCATTCATCCTACAGTGGTGTGTTTATCATCAATAAGAACAACTACCGCACATCAAAGCATTTTTGATATAGAGAAGCCGAAAATGGTAACCTACACTGCCGGACAAGAATAAGTAACCCCCATTGGCgactaaacatgaaacaaacatgacatggCTGTTTCATGGTGAAGTTCTAACAGGCTATTCACAGTTGCGTTCCGGGATTAAAGTTGACAGTGCTCCTTTCGCTGCCTTCCCTTTTTGGACGTCAAATCGAGCTATCCAAGCATACATTTACTTTGCACGGCAGTGTAGATTTACATTAATTTTGGGGTAAAATTCTTAGTGAAGTTGAACACTAGAGGGGGATGTTTTAGCAGGCAGTTCTTCTTCTGTTGTTATGACGAAATGGCAAGAACATAAGTGTCGTATTTCGTCTAGCAAACtgtgctgtttgttgttttgttgtgtgtgtttttttgttgctttttttttttttttttttttttgttttgttttgtttttttgggggggttgtgGGTGGTGGTGGGTTGTCACGTTTATAAATAGAAtttataaacatgaacgcttacttttatgagatttcatttcttcCAAGCATGCGTTTCTTTTATTTCAGTATAGATGCTGAGTCTTTTTCTCTAacccttttaaatatatgtTCTTACATTCTTACATTTAGCAATCAGCTGAGGAGAATAACAACGAACCGCCGGAGCAAGTTACAATGAGGTAGGAAGACAATCAATACTGTAACTGTCGCTCATTTCACATTGAATTTATCATTCACATAATTGAATTACAAATATTATTGGCAATCAGGAAACCGGAAGTGACGAAACACTTCAGCGTTCATCTGAGCTACGTGCAGAAGACTACTCCCTTAGAACATCTCCCTACCTCCAGTCGTCCCAAGCCTCCTGCATTCGTCAGGCAGGATGCTACTGCCCGAGCCGATATGCCCAAGGTTTCATGCGGCAGTAGCTCCGAGACCGAGGTGTGTGTTGATAATGGCACCAGTGGTACCGATGACGTGGCTTCCGTCCGTGCCAAATGGAACGTTATGGACAAGAAATCGTTAGAAAATAGTTCCGATAAAGCAGACGTCGCACCCAGGTCTCACAACGCTGGGAACATAACTAGGCGAATACGAGAACAATCAACCATGGAGGTTAAAATAGATTTTACAGAACCGGAACCAGATTATCCACCTGAAGACAAGCCGTCTCCACCAGAAGCGGACAGTTCCAAATCACCACCAAGACCACCACTGCACTCACCAAATGTACCTCAGCTACCACCCCCGCCAACAATACCTGCACCAGTCCCATCTCCAAGAAAACTAACTTCCACTAGCAATCAACCTACCGCTCCTAACACCAATAACTCTCAGCCTACCTCTCCTAATGTCAATAATACCAGTGACAGGTCTGGGATGTATAACAACATAGGTCCTCCACCAACTCCAACATCACCTGCACCATCACCAACAAAACCTTCCCCCGGAAGTGATGATAAGTACAAGGACCGCCCGCTTCCATCTCCCACCACCCCGCCACCCCCCATCCCCCCACACATCCCGGCGCCCCCTCCCCTGAAGGGCAATAAGCATGGGATCAAACTGAAGATCGTTCccaaaatgaaactgaaacaaatccATTGGTCTAAAGTCCCTCCAACAGAGGTGAGTCCATTACAGTCATTTTTTCAGAAATTAGAAATGtttcatatacagtggaagttgtcaaaCCGGCGTCTGTCCAACActagcataaaatctcagtcccctctgtggcttgaacatttatcatgagctctacaatccagcaggTTGTcaaaactggattatttcctcagtcctggtgagtgccggtttaggcagcttccactgtagtttatggacaATACTGCAGCAACAATGCATTTACAAGACATCTTCCGATACTTCCTTAATTACCAAACCAAAATTTCTTTATAGCCCAAGGATGAGACTGCATTAGTACAATCAGACAAACATGGTGAATATATTAGTACACTCCACAATATCCTCCAGGATATCTCAAATATTCGCTTCACTGGGTATGAAAATGATAATTGTTCTAGACGAATGTTTGTCagcaaacacaaaacacaaatattctCTTGTGGTTGAAACAAACATGGTGTAATTGTTTACTAACTGGACTTTGCAATGTGTCAATACAGGGGAACTCTTTAGGTCGTACAGCGAATCCTGAAACCTCAtattacagaccgtcaccatggGGTCGGGATATGACTGGGAGTATGTTGACCTTGTTGGTTTCACAGAAAACTGTCATAATAGTGCGTTTCTTTTGCATGTGAATACTGACAAACGTCGTGATTATCAGAATGGCAGTTTTGCATGTCTGTGCTCCTGTTCCAGGTGTCCAACTCTTTATGGAAGGGCGCCCATGACGTCACTTCCCGTCTGGACCTTGCAATGTTAGAAGACATGTTCGCTCTTCAAGAGAAAGACTATGCCAACATTCAGTCCCAGGGTGAGTGATGCTGTGTACAACGCTAAGAGTGATTaattagatagatagatagatagatagatagataggtagaaagatagatagatagatagatagatagataggtagatagatagagGATATTTAAAttgcgcacatatccacgcactagtgtaTGTATTATATGTATTCGACCTGATGTTTCTATGTTTGTCTGTTAAACGTCTAGGATCTAGGACCTGTAACACGTTAGACAGTCATTCACACCAAGCTGGcctggacccgtgaaggaccCGGGGAAGAAtgggccttctgcaacccatgcttgcaataaaaggcgactatgcttgtcgtaagaggcgactaacgggatcaggtggtcaggctcgttgacgtggttgacacaggtcatcgattcccaattgcgcagatcgatgctgctcatgttgttggtcactggattgtctggtccagactcgataatttacagacagccgccatgtagctggaatattcctgagtgcggcttaaaactaaactcactcactcacccaagctGGCCTGCCGTGGTATGACTAACATAATGGCATTGTTTAGTTTAGCATGAAACCATGTGGCGACATCTTCTCGTTATGGTGTTTTTGCAGCATTGTTTTCTTTAACTATCTTGCCGGTTCCTCATGAAGGTAAACGTTTACGACTGAAACTCTAGCATCATAATCCGTGTGGTAAATCGACGGCGACGTTTTAATTCGTATTTATGAAAGGTTGTTATGATGCCTTGACTTCCAGCCACACTGCAGAGATCCAGGAAACAGATTCTACTGGATGCCAAGCGAGCCCAGAATCTCAGTATCATGTTCAACGGCCCGAAGCCCGACGTTGTGGAGAAACTGACAGAGGCCCTGAACTCCATCTCGGAAATGGAAGCATTTCCTACAGAGAAACTCAGCACATTGAGAAGGTGAGACGGTGTGGCCATCCATGGGAGAGCAGATGTGTGTAAACTGTGGCGCGGGCCGTCAATAACACGCTGGGGATGGggtcagtgattgatatcaacaTCTGGTATGGTTGTCTGCTAACAGTGATGGTCAAGCCATTACCACCATGTCAGGTGGCTGTTTCCACTGAAATTTCTATAATTTACACATTTCGTATTGTAAGTCCATAATCACTGAAAGCAACAGGTACATTGCACACCACTTTCCGAACCTCATTGTCTATTGCCCACACAGTTCAGGTTATCACTTATTTCGAGTgatcgagtgatcaacatcgtgaacatcgatctacacaatatggatacaatgacgtgtgtcaaccaagtcagagagcctgaccacttgatcctttcaggacaagcatgggttgctgaagatcaccaCGTGTAGATCTTCACGTGTAAGATCTTCACAACAATCATACTTTATAACAGAGGCTTACGATGATTGTAGAGCTAAAATAGCTTTGTGGAACGGGGCTCACGCTGTGTCTATTGTCCGTTGTGGTACAAACACTCGGGATATACCTACATGTATAGACCTGTGCCAgttatattcggacacttgacgtaatttccatagacttacatgttagTTTATtgcagcataaataattttcatgatggTACTTTTTCTGGTATGtacatttgtgaggaatcatcttacctacaATCACATTATTTCTGTAATATGGCGACCAGTAAACCAtacgtaagttgataaatgtgatgtcattagttaaatagtggtGGGAAAATTGAACTGACAATATGTTTCCAGAGCACGGATGATTTCACTTTTGcctgtcaaattttacaaagatccatcctaaactcacttaatgaaaattatttattttacacTAAAATAAGATGTACGTCTTTGAAAATTaggtcaagtgtccgaatataacTGGCACGGGTCTGTATGATGTGTCGTGTGACAGGTATCAGCCGACAGCAGACGACATTGAGATGTACCGAATGTATCGCAGCACCCGCCAGGACCAGCACCCCGTGGACCGCTTCATGATTGACCTTTGTGACGTCCCCGCTTTGGACATCCGGCTTGACCTGGTCATCACCGTCCTGGATTTCCCAAGTCAGTTCGAAGAGCTGTCCGAGGTATGTCTTGTATCAACACCTCGCTCACCGAGGATGACGCTTGTGTACCATACATCCTCCGTGTCATGAGACTTACATCCCCAAATCAACTGATCATGCTGAGTCACTGTTGATGTTAGGGTTTGTGTACAGTTTGCAGATGCCGAGATGTGCAGTCGGGGTTGATGTTGTCCATGAAATAACCTGCTGTTAAGCATATGTCGAAGTCAGGCGCCTAATCACAGTCAGTCACTCAGCCACCGAGACCATTCATGCTTGTCAGAGGGATACACAAGGCAACAAGTTATTCGACTTCCATTTTGTTGAGCCCGAGGGGGgatgagtgggttagatcgctaATCTGCGTCCTGGGTCCGCTTGCACAGGAAATCTTAgctacaatcaatcttaggcccctacaatcaactttacaatctcCATACAtttgccctaatccacttgcacaaagacgatcttaaaacagcatggatttaagatcgcgaCCTTAACTAAGaccgaactcttcaacgttggaggtagaaatttcttaaactggACTAccgtctacagttgtcttcaagtgcgtaTAGAATGCAGCGtaaataaaacgtggaactggttactaCACGCAAATGACATTCCTTGTGATTAGGTGCCTGCCTTTGACAGAGTGAGTTCGAATCCTGTAAGGGACTTAGCCTTACAAAAGCACTGGAATCTGTACTTTCCGTATCTGTTACATTTGTCCATTTTCTTAATGGCATTGCGTATGTTCTCTTTTGAATGGTTTATAATGCATTCATTAGGGGTTACGTCTGGGTTAACAATAGCCAGAATATACCCTATTCATATAACTGACATCGACTCACAGGCGAATGTACAATCTGAATAGGATAATGATCCTCCTAACTGTTGGATAATACTGCAACTGTTTGAAGACGTGAAATGGCCAGTGAATGTTTGACCACCCAGGAGGTGAGCCTACTAGGACTGGCGTGCGAGGAACTGACCACCAACACCACACTGACCGCTGTCCTAGAGTACATCCTGGCTATCGGAAACTACATGAACGCCAAATGGTCATCAGGGATTGGTGCACATGGCTTCCAGATAACCTCAATCGACAAGGTGAGACCTGTACGTCGCGCATGCGCCTTTTCCTTGTCACTAATCGGAAATGGTTCTCACAGCTTATCCTTGGCCAGGAATTATTTAAATAAGGACAGGTAATCCATAATGTTGAGTTTCGAGCgggttattttatatatatcatCCATTGGCATTTCAAAAGACAATGTTACTTGGAGTCACTTATTGTTCAGCTATCAATTTTTTGACGTCATTAACCATTGATGAAATAGTGTTGTACTGTTATACCATGGAAGCATTATGACCACGTGCACATCAACTGGCCAATGAGCAATGCAGATTCACAAATACCGGAATTTAATTGTTCTTAGCATTAATACATCTatgcgtgagtgaatgagtaagctttaacgccgtttttagcaatatcacgacaggggacaccagaaatggtctttacacattttgcccatgtggggaatcgaacctgggtcttcagcatgacaagcggaCGGTTTAACCACAGAGCTGCCAGCTTAGAAACATAAAGGGCCAGTTCGGGATCAGAGACCCATTCCCATATGAGAACCGTGTTCGCTTGCTCTTCCTATATCAGTTTATCTTGAGCAGTGGGGTAGtcggtagccttgtggttaagcgcgaagacccgagttcaatTTCCAAcctggatacagtgtgtgaagcccatttctgggacccgtgaaggtcccggggtagaataggccttcagcaacccatgcttgccacaaaaggcgactttgcttgtcgtaagaggcgactgacgggatcgggtggtcagactcgctgacttggttaacacatgtcatcggttcccaattgcgcagatcgatgctcatgttgttgatcacttgattgtctggtccagattcgattatttacagaccgccgccatatagctggaatattcctgagtgcggcgtaaaactaaactcactcactcatttctggTATACCCCTGCCGAGATATTCCTGGAAAACTGCTAAAAGAGGCTtaaaacaaaagtcactcactgaTGTTATCTGTTGCTACAGGTGCTGGACATCAAGGGACGGAACCCTCATTACACCTTGCTCAACTTCCTAGTGGAGCAGATCAAACTGACCAACCCGGCACTCTTAGACTGGACTTCCGAAATGAAGCACGTACACAAGTGCGCAGATCTGTCAATTAAGGCCGTAGGCGCAGAAGTTGAAGGTGAGAGTGAATTCTATCTTTGGTTATGTACCCCATTACAAAGTGATGAAATTCATGCCTCTACTAGCAACATCAAGCAGCATCACGACCGGAGATACCCGCAGTGAGGGAGTTAGAAGTGGATGTAATGCACATACATCGAATAAAAAATTAATCGCCAACCAGtatattttgtcaatattgGTTGTCTTTtaggaaatctttcagaaaaaacaaacaacattcataatttggtttagtacCTTTCAGTTTAAAACCAAAACCGTTATTGAAATTGTCCTTTACTTTGAATAGGATGCATACGCTTTTGGAAAAcaggcattttgttttccacAAACAAtccttcaatcattgaccacgtggaatttgaacttaacacctatcagactatacgacataaagaaaataaattgattgatgactcgtgcacccgagtcccgtctctgccacattatgtaattaggcaggtgtgatacacatgacatgtttgtgtgtctgtgggttgcaaacaaactacattcatttttttcggatgagtggatctgacggaaactggtgcaaactcttgtcagtttcaagtcctgctttgtacttggacgaatgacagattccacgcagtagtttaccatctctactgagataaTTTTTGGTTGGATCGAGCTCGatttcagagaacatgtattttcaaaacctaacatctatatatacattcttcacGGATAACAACGTCtttcagtgtatatgattttttgtttgtcaatagtatatgaatccatactgaaacgacgcatcaagtgcacaaaaagaagttgttatccataaagaatcttacttacttgtgactcgccatacttctaaaatgcccatcaaacagatcatctttctgtacacacaatgaacccttagcatatcagcaaatgaaacagccaatcggaagctgtcgttacacttgagtgcagatccacccgctacgactgggttcggtctcccgagggcttcctTTCGGGGGAactaagcccaagtacaaaatattgcacttttgaatcgcgattgtacgcttataattttgtttatttggttttttttaaaagcagcaatgtatattatatgtcatgaataagtgatacatgtgttttaattatgtttgattttttgggttgcatgtgaccttaaagtCCAACAGAGGTATCGCATTCAGCATCTAGTAATATAATGGGAGCGgcgaggtagccaagtggtgaaagcgttcgttcATGAGGttgaaggcccaggttcaattcatatcatgggtacaatgtgtgaagcccgtttctgatgtccccagctGAGGAGTATTGCTGGgagcggcgtataactaaactaactcactcactcactagcaaTATAATCATGTTATTTCCAGCATCTCGAATACTCCATTGATATTTGTTCTGTTTTCTAACAGATGTTTCATTTATAAAATTAAACCTCCATCTCTCCGACCTTTTTCCCGACAAGTTGCTAGACACTGATGATACTAGGATACTCCTCAAGACGGCATAAAAccggactcactcactcactcactcactcactcatttatcatACTTTGGCTGAGTATACAATGTGAGGATACAAtggtctagtggttgaagccGGTAGATTTTGCTTCATTCCTTATCTGTACCAGTGTctgatcgtgggttcgaatcccaaattcATCCTTATTCTTATCCATGGTTTAACCCGGTAAATTAGATCGTCAGCACCATGCTAATGAGTTTCGATAAAACTATAACACGTTGACCTTTCCGCCTAGCTAACGTGACGTGTAAATACACTGATGGAAACAAATACGGGAACACCACTTCATCGCAGTGTTCCTCTATCTATTCTCAGATTCGCACCCACAGTGCGATGCaatgcttgtgaagaaacctggataAGAATAAAGGAATGCTGGTGCTTTCATGGGTTCTCTTGCCTGTTTCCCTCAGTATTTAATCAAAATTTACCGTAGTTTATAGCAGATAGCTATAGTTAATCTATTACGTTACCGGTTAACTTACATACCTGTGAAAGACTCGGTTGCTATTAACTTCTTGTGAATAgtataaatatgataaaataagGTGTAAAGTCCGTCACTCaagttattttgttatttttggaCATAGTACTGAAGAACGGCATCAACAAGATCAAGAGGATCCTGAAGGCGTTGCGGAACACGCTGTCCTCCCCCAACAAGCACGAGAAGAAATATATGTCCGATGTTCAGGTGACCAAAATACAGTCACCATAGAAAATCAAACATGACCCATTATTTATGTGAACTACGGCTTATCTCGATGTCAGTAACATCCGACTGTTGACACCACTTCACTAAAGTTTTGAGAATTATCACTTTAGGACGTAAAATATAATTCTTCTTATGGCCCAAGGGAGTTATGGAGCAGTCCATTgtttgtcatgagaggcgactaacagcgGTCGGGTGTTTAGTCTGGTGGCGTGTCTTTGTGCCTTGACGATATGGGGCGTTGGTCATCGTGTATATTAGGGGTTGTTCGGTTTGTttgagttttttttgttttttgttttgctttgtttttgggttttttttgttttgttttgttttcgttttttgtttttgtttttgtttttgttttgtttttttgttgttgttttttttgttattgttgttagaTAAGATGGTCAAAACATGTGACCTCGCACGGTGTTCATGCTATCGCCCTCATACTAGACTTTAATGTTAACAGGCCACCCAAACATACCGCAGACATACTGTTGCCTTGAATAAGAACTTAATTATTATGTGAATCTTGAATGTGAAAAATATCGTAAGCTTTCCTATCTGTAGTCTCGGAAATGAAATTCTTGAATTAtgtcaaacacatttcaccttatTAATCTGGGACGGTACCGTTTATTCTTATTTCATccatttcagaatttcatcaCGGAGTACGAGAGAAAGCTACAAAAGATGGACTCCACGTGTGCAAACCTCGGAAAAAGATTTCGCTCTATTTTGGtatgacaaaatatgttttttttcaacatgtATACTAATTTGTCGGTGTCATTTCTGGATAATTTCCGGTGTTAGCACTCAAGCAGTATCTCTGCTGGGGACACccacacatgggcttcacacattgtacccatgtgaggaatcgaaaccgggccttcggtgtgatgggcgaacgctttaaccactaggctaccccacctccccagtTACAGTCTGTATCCTAGTAAGCAAACTGTGTTAGCCGAGTCTCTGCAATGTGTCGCGGTTGCCTCCCTTGGGCGCTCCAGAATCATTGCGTATCTTTTTCACCGTTTGGGTTTTCTGCCTAAATAGACATCAAATGGACTGTTGATGTTCAAATCTCCCTATTCGTAATTCCAGATTTGTGAGAACCATACTGTTTTTAGGGTTTCAATTTAGTTTGGTAGATGTCTAAGATCATCATTCAGATATTTCCACACTCATTACGCTGCTATGGTATGATGTAAATGACAGACTATTCAAAAcgttgggtggtgatgtagcaTTGAGGTTAAGGTGTTCCTTCCTCACGCGggaaacccgggttcgattccccgaatcggcacaatatgtgaaaccgattgcttgaatattgctaatagcggcgtaaaactgaactaaaCTCAAAACGTTAAtcccacacacacgcacactaacTAACTATCATGGAATATTTTCAGGCATATTATGGCGAAGCCCCCAACCGAAC comes from the Haliotis asinina isolate JCU_RB_2024 chromosome 12, JCU_Hal_asi_v2, whole genome shotgun sequence genome and includes:
- the LOC137257898 gene encoding uncharacterized protein isoform X1 produces the protein MDDNMDKMDNMDNDSVGSADDSMASCDQLHVKIHNFGIYKKNGKRAILQLDFPGESIYLIQRGHIKKTYSFEQLQHFDSEEGLHIVLKFKDSEFEFDADNVEEKYTLCRLISLVLDKDEEEDGATTPGIKDSGRRVSVLPTLPMLADKVIKEAVLEKKGNTTITTWNKRRLRVTPGEFSYYKPGTELALNIVQVWEDICSVRRSGQHGFNVTVRNRVYSFRLLNDQRANNPEVEREEWIEAFQKAMMSRRHTLVMLEKSSPLDTPWTNLTAFEFPSQPVEDEPVSIDEVIKRRKQSAEENNNEPPEQVTMRKPEVTKHFSVHLSYVQKTTPLEHLPTSSRPKPPAFVRQDATARADMPKVSCGSSSETEVCVDNGTSGTDDVASVRAKWNVMDKKSLENSSDKADVAPRSHNAGNITRRIREQSTMEVKIDFTEPEPDYPPEDKPSPPEADSSKSPPRPPLHSPNVPQLPPPPTIPAPVPSPRKLTSTSNQPTAPNTNNSQPTSPNVNNTSDRSGMYNNIGPPPTPTSPAPSPTKPSPGSDDKYKDRPLPSPTTPPPPIPPHIPAPPPLKGNKHGIKLKIVPKMKLKQIHWSKVPPTEVSNSLWKGAHDVTSRLDLAMLEDMFALQEKDYANIQSQATLQRSRKQILLDAKRAQNLSIMFNGPKPDVVEKLTEALNSISEMEAFPTEKLSTLRRYQPTADDIEMYRMYRSTRQDQHPVDRFMIDLCDVPALDIRLDLVITVLDFPSQFEELSEEVSLLGLACEELTTNTTLTAVLEYILAIGNYMNAKWSSGIGAHGFQITSIDKVLDIKGRNPHYTLLNFLVEQIKLTNPALLDWTSEMKHVHKCADLSIKAVGAEVEVLKNGINKIKRILKALRNTLSSPNKHEKKYMSDVQNFITEYERKLQKMDSTCANLGKRFRSILAYYGEAPNRTSDVLFSSVSMFMDKFQAARDKTKS
- the LOC137257898 gene encoding uncharacterized protein isoform X2, with product MASCDQLHVKIHNFGIYKKNGKRAILQLDFPGESIYLIQRGHIKKTYSFEQLQHFDSEEGLHIVLKFKDSEFEFDADNVEEKYTLCRLISLVLDKDEEEDGATTPGIKDSGRRVSVLPTLPMLADKVIKEAVLEKKGNTTITTWNKRRLRVTPGEFSYYKPGTELALNIVQVWEDICSVRRSGQHGFNVTVRNRVYSFRLLNDQRANNPEVEREEWIEAFQKAMMSRRHTLVMLEKSSPLDTPWTNLTAFEFPSQPVEDEPVSIDEVIKRRKQSAEENNNEPPEQVTMRKPEVTKHFSVHLSYVQKTTPLEHLPTSSRPKPPAFVRQDATARADMPKVSCGSSSETEVCVDNGTSGTDDVASVRAKWNVMDKKSLENSSDKADVAPRSHNAGNITRRIREQSTMEVKIDFTEPEPDYPPEDKPSPPEADSSKSPPRPPLHSPNVPQLPPPPTIPAPVPSPRKLTSTSNQPTAPNTNNSQPTSPNVNNTSDRSGMYNNIGPPPTPTSPAPSPTKPSPGSDDKYKDRPLPSPTTPPPPIPPHIPAPPPLKGNKHGIKLKIVPKMKLKQIHWSKVPPTEVSNSLWKGAHDVTSRLDLAMLEDMFALQEKDYANIQSQATLQRSRKQILLDAKRAQNLSIMFNGPKPDVVEKLTEALNSISEMEAFPTEKLSTLRRYQPTADDIEMYRMYRSTRQDQHPVDRFMIDLCDVPALDIRLDLVITVLDFPSQFEELSEEVSLLGLACEELTTNTTLTAVLEYILAIGNYMNAKWSSGIGAHGFQITSIDKVLDIKGRNPHYTLLNFLVEQIKLTNPALLDWTSEMKHVHKCADLSIKAVGAEVEVLKNGINKIKRILKALRNTLSSPNKHEKKYMSDVQNFITEYERKLQKMDSTCANLGKRFRSILAYYGEAPNRTSDVLFSSVSMFMDKFQAARDKTKS